In Chondrinema litorale, one genomic interval encodes:
- a CDS encoding helix-turn-helix domain-containing protein yields the protein MLPIEISKANARTANMLRNRLEAKHKNPIIRDRFHMIWLLYKGFRRGECANILGVRPNIITKYIRLYNEGGLELLSRFNYKKPVSKLMAHKDKICKAINNILPDCISAIREWIRQELGIERSLHRVRIFIKELGFRYRKTMPFPGGKLSEDWLKEQEKFKTETLFPFLGKAACGSVDLLFLDSAHFVQGKFERFLWSQKPCCNPTLHGRYRVPSIVLMFWVDWIWPTGKY from the coding sequence ATGCTTCCAATAGAGATCAGCAAAGCTAATGCTCGTACAGCAAATATGCTTAGAAACCGGCTGGAAGCAAAACATAAAAACCCAATAATCCGGGATAGATTTCATATGATATGGTTACTTTATAAAGGATTTAGACGAGGAGAATGTGCTAATATTTTAGGGGTGAGACCAAACATTATTACCAAATATATTCGTCTTTATAATGAAGGAGGTTTAGAATTACTGAGCCGTTTTAACTATAAAAAACCGGTTTCCAAATTAATGGCACATAAGGACAAAATCTGTAAAGCGATCAATAATATATTACCGGATTGTATCTCGGCAATTCGAGAATGGATCAGACAAGAATTAGGGATTGAGCGAAGCCTGCATCGAGTAAGAATTTTCATTAAAGAACTAGGGTTCAGGTACAGAAAAACCATGCCCTTTCCAGGAGGTAAATTGTCAGAAGACTGGCTAAAAGAACAAGAAAAATTCAAAACAGAAACCTTGTTTCCATTTCTTGGTAAAGCGGCCTGTGGGTCTGTTGATCTACTTTTTTTAGATAGTGCTCACTTTGTTCAAGGTAAGTTTGAACGGTTCTTATGGAGTCAAAAACCCTGTTGCAATCCTACTTTACATGGCCGTTATCGGGTGCCGAGCATCGTATTAATGTTCTGGGTGGATTGGATCTGGCCAACAGGCAAATACTAA
- a CDS encoding DUF2911 domain-containing protein: protein MNTANLKFILAIAFLGLLSFSGNIQAQDKKIQPSQKASVTQFIGNDTEITFTFSRPGVKGRKIYGGIVPFGMEPANKYSEKPFPWRAGANENTTIEVSTDVKIEGQPLAAGKYSIHTIPGEKEWVVIFNKVNDQWGSYKYDEKMDALRIKVASQKAPFEEWLNYGFGDITDNSTIAYFHWEKLKVPFKIETAEQTTN from the coding sequence ATGAATACGGCAAATCTTAAATTCATTTTGGCTATCGCCTTTTTAGGGCTTCTAAGTTTCTCAGGCAACATTCAAGCACAAGACAAAAAAATACAGCCAAGCCAAAAAGCAAGTGTTACACAATTTATTGGAAATGATACAGAAATTACTTTTACGTTTAGCCGTCCGGGTGTAAAAGGCAGAAAAATTTATGGTGGAATCGTACCTTTTGGAATGGAGCCAGCAAATAAATACTCTGAGAAGCCTTTCCCTTGGAGAGCAGGAGCTAACGAAAATACAACTATTGAAGTTAGTACAGATGTGAAAATTGAAGGTCAACCTTTAGCTGCTGGTAAATATAGTATTCATACAATACCAGGAGAAAAAGAATGGGTTGTAATTTTTAACAAAGTAAACGACCAATGGGGAAGCTACAAATACGATGAAAAAATGGATGCTTTACGCATTAAAGTAGCATCTCAAAAAGCACCATTTGAAGAGTGGTTAAATTATGGATTTGGTGACATTACTGATAACAGCACAATTGCTTATTTTCATTGGGAAAAATTAAAAGTGCCATTTAAAATAGAAACTGCAGAGCAAACTACTAATTAA
- a CDS encoding alpha-N-acetylglucosaminidase, translated as MKSINILYILRFLTNIILFHYLLFSCTKTVEDGVSVELKPVYQTLERVIGKRAAEFELVLSDNSYEEFVEIEVVDNKPIIKASSTVALSYGTYHYLKSVHALQFSWEGKHIALPENWPDFLKTKLTVPFLHRQYLNVCAFGYTTPWWNWQRWEQEIDWMALHGINMPTAMEGQEAVYLKLWQEMGLEKDTIVNYFAGPAFLPWHRMGNINGYGGPLPINFIEQKSDLQKKILNRMRKLGMKPVVPAFSGYVPKGIKKEFPDAKITQLKSWNEGMEGTFLLDPTDPLFNKIGKRFIELYNEMYGQADFYLADSFNEMKPPVTPENKKELLAKYGEAVYKPIASAAPGATWVMQGWLFGHDREFWDNPSVKAFLSKVPNDSIIIQDFGNDRYPDVWKDAEAYVGKQWTYGYVHNYGGSNPVYGDFDFYNEEYKKLVDNPQTGSLVGYGVLPEGLNNNSVIYEYLYDLPWTKEGLNWNTWIDNYSQARYGKSNDKILKAWDLLKDGLFSTRYWSPRWWKDDAGAYLFFKRPTTDIVTFEGHPSELTYIPQATKLLLENVESPQKDSLLIYDAIDATRHYVSIKIDSLLTETVKAYQNKDFAKGDSVLNKIEFIATKLDKLIGYQPFNNVNYWLQSAYDLGQTEEESWFYVQNARTQITIWGGTTLKDYASKSWQGMYKDFYLLRWKMLFTELKENILSGKQFDIAATQAKIKTWEQDWCKQKEIPAHISSENPVEDMLELFEELEK; from the coding sequence GTGCTTTCTGATAATAGTTATGAGGAGTTTGTAGAGATAGAAGTAGTTGACAATAAACCTATAATTAAAGCTTCTTCAACTGTAGCATTAAGTTATGGCACTTATCATTACTTAAAAAGTGTACATGCTTTGCAGTTTAGTTGGGAAGGCAAACACATCGCACTCCCAGAAAACTGGCCAGATTTTCTAAAAACTAAGCTCACAGTTCCTTTCTTACATAGGCAATATCTAAATGTTTGTGCATTTGGTTACACTACTCCTTGGTGGAACTGGCAAAGATGGGAACAAGAAATCGACTGGATGGCCTTGCATGGAATAAACATGCCAACTGCCATGGAAGGTCAGGAAGCCGTGTATTTAAAACTTTGGCAAGAAATGGGTTTAGAGAAAGATACTATTGTAAATTATTTCGCTGGCCCTGCTTTTTTACCTTGGCACCGCATGGGAAATATCAATGGTTATGGAGGCCCTTTACCTATAAATTTTATAGAACAAAAATCTGATTTGCAGAAGAAAATACTCAATAGAATGCGTAAACTGGGTATGAAGCCCGTTGTGCCAGCATTTAGTGGTTACGTGCCTAAAGGGATTAAAAAGGAATTTCCAGATGCTAAAATAACACAGTTAAAATCTTGGAACGAAGGCATGGAAGGTACTTTTTTGCTTGATCCCACCGATCCGCTTTTTAATAAAATTGGCAAAAGGTTTATCGAACTTTACAATGAAATGTATGGGCAGGCCGATTTTTATCTGGCAGATTCGTTCAACGAAATGAAACCACCAGTTACACCTGAGAATAAGAAAGAACTTTTGGCAAAGTATGGAGAGGCTGTTTACAAACCCATTGCCAGTGCAGCTCCAGGAGCTACTTGGGTAATGCAAGGTTGGCTTTTTGGCCACGATCGCGAATTTTGGGATAATCCATCAGTAAAAGCTTTTTTAAGTAAAGTACCGAACGACAGCATTATTATTCAAGATTTTGGAAACGATCGCTATCCCGATGTTTGGAAAGACGCTGAAGCATATGTAGGCAAACAATGGACTTACGGATATGTACACAATTATGGTGGTTCTAATCCTGTATATGGCGATTTCGATTTTTATAATGAAGAGTATAAAAAACTGGTTGACAACCCACAAACAGGCTCGCTTGTTGGCTATGGTGTGTTACCAGAAGGGCTCAATAACAATTCTGTAATTTATGAGTATTTGTACGATTTACCTTGGACGAAAGAAGGACTCAACTGGAATACTTGGATAGATAATTATTCGCAAGCTCGCTATGGTAAGAGTAATGATAAAATCTTGAAGGCATGGGATTTACTAAAAGATGGACTCTTTAGTACTCGATACTGGTCTCCTCGATGGTGGAAAGATGATGCTGGTGCTTACTTATTTTTTAAGCGACCAACCACAGATATAGTAACATTTGAAGGGCATCCAAGTGAGTTAACCTATATTCCTCAGGCTACTAAATTGCTTTTAGAAAATGTAGAGAGCCCTCAAAAAGACTCATTATTAATTTATGATGCCATAGATGCTACTAGGCATTATGTTTCTATAAAAATTGACTCATTGCTAACTGAAACTGTAAAGGCTTATCAAAATAAAGACTTTGCAAAAGGAGACAGTGTATTAAACAAGATTGAATTTATAGCGACAAAGCTAGATAAGCTAATTGGGTATCAGCCATTTAACAATGTAAACTATTGGTTACAAAGTGCCTACGACTTAGGGCAAACAGAAGAAGAAAGCTGGTTTTATGTGCAAAATGCAAGAACTCAAATTACAATTTGGGGAGGCACAACTTTAAAAGATTATGCTTCAAAATCGTGGCAAGGTATGTATAAAGATTTCTATTTGCTGAGATGGAAAATGTTATTTACTGAACTTAAAGAAAACATCTTATCAGGAAAACAATTTGACATAGCAGCAACCCAAGCAAAAATCAAAACATGGGAACAAGATTGGTGTAAGCAAAAAGAAATACCAGCCCATATTAGTTCAGAAAACCCTGTTGAAGATATGTTGGAGCTTTTTGAAGAGCTAGAAAAGTGA
- a CDS encoding (2Fe-2S)-binding protein, which yields MAIFNLNINGKQQEVDVDPATPMLWVLREHLNLVGTKYGCGIAQCGACTVHLNGNAVRSCQLPVSAVQDQAIITIEGLSENADHPVQQAWLEQDVAQCGYCQTGQIMSAAALLNKNPNPSDEEIEAAMNGNICRCGTYTRIKKAIKSTTIA from the coding sequence ATGGCAATTTTTAATTTAAACATCAATGGTAAACAACAAGAAGTAGATGTAGACCCAGCTACCCCTATGCTTTGGGTTTTAAGAGAACATCTCAATCTGGTAGGAACTAAATATGGCTGTGGTATTGCTCAGTGCGGGGCATGTACTGTCCACCTAAACGGAAATGCTGTTCGGTCTTGCCAGTTACCAGTTTCGGCAGTTCAAGATCAGGCAATCATTACCATCGAAGGCTTATCTGAAAATGCAGATCACCCAGTGCAACAAGCTTGGTTAGAGCAAGATGTAGCTCAATGCGGATACTGCCAAACAGGACAAATAATGAGTGCAGCAGCTTTGTTAAATAAAAATCCTAATCCAAGTGATGAAGAAATTGAAGCTGCTATGAATGGCAACATTTGTCGCTGTGGTACCTACACGCGTATCAAAAAAGCTATTAAGTCAACAACAATTGCATAA
- a CDS encoding transposase, with product MDLANRQILSLINDTSIRAGTLTDYMRWIRNYHYQNLDKKLYLILDNARYQKCDWVKEDAEVWNIELVYLPAYSPNLNLIERLWKWMKKELGKHYCKDKKSFKLQIENTLEKMNSEVSADQFDRLFPSNFNRMKNPKSWRAELYSLFDLS from the coding sequence TTGGATCTGGCCAACAGGCAAATACTAAGTCTGATTAATGACACTTCCATCAGGGCTGGAACTCTTACTGATTACATGAGATGGATAAGAAATTATCATTATCAGAACCTGGATAAAAAGCTTTATTTAATTTTAGACAATGCTCGATATCAAAAATGTGATTGGGTAAAGGAAGATGCCGAAGTATGGAATATTGAATTGGTGTATTTACCAGCATATTCCCCCAATTTAAATCTGATTGAGCGACTATGGAAGTGGATGAAAAAAGAGCTAGGAAAACATTACTGTAAGGATAAAAAATCCTTTAAGCTCCAAATTGAAAATACCTTAGAAAAAATGAATTCAGAAGTGAGTGCTGATCAATTTGATCGCTTATTTCCCTCAAATTTCAATCGTATGAAAAATCCCAAATCCTGGCGTGCTGAACTATATAGCCTTTTTGATTTAAGCTAA
- a CDS encoding xanthine dehydrogenase family protein molybdopterin-binding subunit yields the protein MNTFKTSVGRRSFLKISALSGGGMMLGFNWLTSCQTNTTPSEVLLSMPKEWFDLNAFLKIGENGLVTIMAPNPEFGQNVKTSLPMIIADELDVDWKNVVVEQATFNTDLYTRQFAGGSQSVRQGWKSLRMAGATARHMLKEAAAKAWQVPFEEITTEAGILHHKKSNKSAGYGDMASEAGKITIPEEVQLKEVKDFSIISTSQKNVEGKNLVMGKPLFGLDYQKEGMLIAMIVHPPAFGMKLKSVNDSVTKTMPGIKDVFTIETFDKDFERGGFDTDAFPELVVVVGNTTWEVMNAKKALKVEWKPISESQITIAGWRGKSTVTIPAGKENSSDHMAKMNEMASKPGNVVRKDGNPDEIFKNAAKVIERSYSAPFLAHNTMEPINFFAHVTEDKAEMAGPLQAPEFAEQTLANRLGLPKEKIEIHMTRMGGGFGRRAYDHYLVEAALISQKAKAPIKMVYTREDDMTFGIYRPAYHATYKAALDENNNLVAFQVKAGGIPESPLHANRFPAGAVDNYVAEEWAINSNITIGAFRAPRSNFIGGVEQSFLDEVAEAAGKDPIEFRLELLEKAKANPVGEQNDYDVDRYAGVLKLVKEKSGWGNEQNPNLSRGVAAYFCHNSYVAHVVDMEMQNGKPVVHKVTSAVDCGVVINTDAAKNMVEGAAVDGIGNALFGAMTFKDGMPEKSNFHNYRMIRYSEAPKEIDVHFVKNDIDPTGLGEPPFPPIFGAVANAMYKANGKRFYHQPFMVNDQQMR from the coding sequence ATGAACACTTTTAAAACATCAGTTGGTAGACGTTCCTTTTTAAAAATTTCTGCATTAAGTGGTGGTGGAATGATGCTTGGCTTTAACTGGTTAACCTCTTGCCAAACTAATACAACGCCTTCCGAAGTACTCCTCTCCATGCCCAAAGAATGGTTTGATCTAAATGCCTTTTTAAAAATAGGAGAAAATGGTTTAGTTACAATTATGGCTCCTAACCCAGAGTTTGGCCAGAATGTAAAAACCTCATTACCAATGATTATCGCAGATGAGCTTGATGTAGATTGGAAAAATGTGGTGGTAGAACAAGCAACATTTAATACCGATTTATATACTCGCCAATTTGCTGGTGGTAGCCAATCTGTAAGACAAGGTTGGAAATCTCTCCGCATGGCTGGGGCAACTGCCAGACATATGCTTAAAGAAGCTGCCGCAAAAGCTTGGCAGGTTCCTTTTGAAGAAATTACAACTGAAGCCGGAATACTTCATCATAAAAAAAGTAATAAATCTGCTGGTTATGGCGACATGGCATCTGAAGCCGGTAAAATAACTATACCAGAAGAAGTACAACTAAAAGAAGTTAAAGATTTTAGCATAATCAGTACCTCACAAAAAAATGTTGAAGGTAAAAATCTGGTTATGGGTAAACCATTATTTGGTTTGGATTATCAAAAAGAAGGGATGCTTATTGCCATGATTGTGCACCCTCCAGCATTTGGTATGAAACTGAAATCAGTAAACGATTCAGTGACTAAGACAATGCCGGGAATAAAAGATGTTTTCACTATAGAAACATTTGATAAGGATTTCGAAAGAGGAGGGTTTGACACAGATGCATTTCCTGAGTTGGTAGTTGTAGTAGGAAATACTACTTGGGAAGTAATGAATGCGAAAAAAGCCTTAAAAGTAGAGTGGAAACCTATTAGTGAATCTCAGATTACAATTGCAGGTTGGAGAGGTAAATCTACAGTTACCATTCCTGCTGGTAAAGAAAACAGCTCAGATCATATGGCAAAAATGAACGAGATGGCTTCTAAACCTGGTAATGTAGTAAGAAAAGATGGAAATCCTGATGAGATATTTAAGAATGCAGCCAAAGTAATAGAGCGTTCTTATTCAGCCCCATTCCTTGCGCATAACACGATGGAACCAATAAATTTCTTTGCTCATGTAACAGAAGATAAAGCTGAAATGGCAGGTCCATTACAAGCTCCTGAGTTTGCCGAACAAACATTAGCAAACAGACTTGGCTTGCCAAAAGAAAAAATTGAAATTCACATGACACGGATGGGCGGTGGTTTTGGAAGAAGAGCTTATGATCACTATTTAGTAGAAGCTGCATTAATTTCTCAAAAAGCAAAAGCACCAATTAAAATGGTGTATACCAGAGAAGATGACATGACATTCGGTATCTATCGTCCCGCATATCATGCAACTTATAAAGCGGCTTTAGATGAAAATAACAATCTGGTTGCTTTTCAGGTAAAAGCAGGCGGTATTCCTGAGAGTCCATTACATGCTAACAGATTTCCTGCTGGTGCTGTAGATAACTATGTTGCAGAAGAATGGGCAATTAATTCTAATATAACTATTGGTGCATTTAGAGCTCCACGCTCAAACTTTATTGGTGGAGTAGAGCAATCATTTCTCGATGAAGTAGCTGAAGCGGCTGGTAAAGACCCAATAGAATTTAGGTTAGAATTACTAGAAAAAGCAAAAGCAAACCCAGTTGGAGAGCAAAACGATTATGATGTAGATCGTTATGCTGGTGTACTAAAACTGGTAAAAGAAAAATCTGGTTGGGGCAACGAGCAAAATCCTAATTTAAGTAGAGGTGTAGCGGCTTATTTCTGCCATAATTCTTATGTAGCACACGTGGTTGACATGGAAATGCAAAATGGTAAACCTGTTGTTCATAAGGTTACAAGTGCGGTAGATTGTGGTGTAGTTATCAATACAGATGCAGCTAAAAATATGGTGGAAGGTGCTGCTGTAGATGGTATAGGAAATGCCTTATTTGGTGCTATGACATTTAAAGATGGAATGCCAGAAAAAAGTAATTTTCATAATTACAGAATGATTCGATATAGTGAAGCTCCTAAAGAGATTGATGTACATTTTGTGAAAAATGATATTGATCCAACAGGACTTGGTGAACCTCCATTTCCGCCAATTTTTGGAGCTGTAGCTAATGCCATGTATAAAGCAAATGGAAAACGCTTCTATCACCAACCATTCATGGTGAATGACCAACAAATGCGTTGA
- a CDS encoding (2Fe-2S)-binding protein: MAVFKLNINGEQREVDVDPTTPLLWVLRDHLNLVGTKYGCGVGQCGACTVHFNGNPVRSCSMPVSAIADNQIITIEGLSENGNHPLQLAWKELDVSQCGYCQAGQLMAAAALLESNPNPTDDDIDTSITNICRCGTHVRIRKAIHLAANNSNVK, translated from the coding sequence ATGGCAGTTTTTAAACTCAATATTAATGGCGAACAAAGAGAAGTTGATGTTGATCCTACAACTCCTTTACTTTGGGTACTTCGCGACCATTTAAATCTTGTTGGAACTAAATATGGTTGTGGAGTAGGTCAATGTGGCGCTTGTACAGTTCATTTTAATGGCAACCCAGTACGGTCTTGTTCCATGCCTGTATCAGCAATAGCAGACAACCAAATTATTACTATTGAAGGTTTAAGCGAAAATGGAAATCATCCGCTCCAACTTGCTTGGAAAGAACTGGATGTTTCTCAGTGTGGCTATTGCCAAGCAGGTCAACTAATGGCAGCAGCAGCTTTGCTAGAAAGCAATCCCAACCCAACCGACGATGATATCGATACTTCAATCACAAATATCTGTAGGTGTGGAACGCATGTGCGTATTCGAAAAGCAATCCATTTAGCGGCCAATAACTCAAATGTAAAATAA
- a CDS encoding xanthine dehydrogenase family protein molybdopterin-binding subunit, which produces METKISRRFFLKASSIAGGGMLLSFSLLSQDAAAQGVEDIEATINSYIKITGDGKIILMAPNPEIGQGVKTSLPLIIAEELCVDWKKIEVELAPLDSKYGSQRAGGSGAIRSRFAPLRTVGAAAREMLISAAAQTWDVPTSECTAEDGTVTHKASGKKLTYGELATKAATLAVPENPTLKDPKDFKYIGKRIGDVDADKIATGKPLYGIDTRKEGMLFTMVARPPAYGKTLGSVDDSAALKVDGVKKVVKLDNSVAVLATSTWATKKGRDALVIKWETSDKLENTSEHFAGFKELLEKGTTSYSRNDGDVDAAKQNAAKILDVTYEIPTLSHGQMEPLNFYADVRDGKADLYGPTQVPERVKRDISKQLNIPEDNITIGVPRQGGGFGRKLMDDSAVEAAIISAKAQSPVQVQWTREDDMQNDFYRPSKMYRYRAALSTDKLLTWHQSGVAIGRGVRGDSYVAGALENYRSDSQGYSSNTPTGWWRAPGANSLAFPAESFMDEVCIALKKDPVDFRLEFFEKAKKEPIGKINYDPDKYISVVKLVSEMANWGTTPPDVYRGFATWYSFGSYAAQVVEIKMIDDKPRVVKVFCAVNCGTVINLSGAENQVQGAIVDGICHAMFPKVTFVDGAVVETNFDKYKFLRMKDAPLDIEVKFVDSNDAPTGLGEPALPPVAAAIANAIFAATGKRIRSMPIADHLA; this is translated from the coding sequence ATGGAGACTAAAATATCCAGAAGATTTTTCTTAAAAGCATCTAGTATTGCTGGAGGTGGTATGCTACTTAGTTTTTCTCTTCTAAGTCAAGATGCTGCCGCCCAAGGTGTTGAAGATATAGAAGCTACTATTAATTCTTATATCAAAATTACAGGGGATGGTAAAATTATTTTAATGGCACCTAACCCTGAAATTGGGCAAGGAGTGAAAACCTCTTTACCCTTAATTATTGCGGAAGAGCTCTGTGTAGACTGGAAAAAAATTGAAGTTGAATTAGCTCCATTAGATAGCAAATATGGTAGCCAAAGAGCTGGTGGTAGTGGAGCCATAAGAAGTAGGTTTGCTCCTTTAAGAACTGTAGGAGCTGCAGCTCGTGAAATGCTTATATCTGCTGCTGCTCAAACTTGGGATGTACCAACGTCTGAATGTACTGCCGAAGATGGTACTGTTACACATAAAGCAAGTGGCAAAAAACTAACCTATGGTGAGTTAGCCACAAAGGCAGCGACATTGGCCGTACCTGAAAATCCGACATTAAAAGATCCAAAAGATTTTAAATATATTGGCAAACGTATAGGTGATGTAGATGCTGATAAAATTGCAACAGGTAAACCTCTTTACGGTATAGATACACGCAAAGAAGGTATGCTATTTACAATGGTAGCTCGTCCACCTGCCTATGGAAAAACTTTAGGTTCTGTTGATGATTCTGCTGCGCTTAAAGTTGATGGAGTTAAAAAAGTAGTTAAGCTTGATAATTCTGTAGCTGTACTTGCTACTTCTACTTGGGCTACTAAAAAAGGTAGAGATGCTTTAGTAATAAAATGGGAAACTAGTGATAAACTAGAAAATACATCTGAGCATTTTGCAGGTTTTAAAGAACTGCTTGAGAAAGGAACAACCTCTTATTCTAGAAACGATGGTGATGTAGATGCTGCCAAACAAAATGCAGCTAAGATATTGGATGTCACCTACGAAATACCAACCCTTTCACATGGGCAAATGGAACCGCTAAACTTTTACGCTGATGTGCGTGATGGTAAAGCCGATTTATATGGCCCTACTCAAGTGCCCGAAAGAGTAAAAAGAGATATTTCTAAGCAATTAAATATTCCAGAAGATAACATCACGATTGGAGTTCCCCGCCAAGGTGGAGGATTTGGTCGCAAATTGATGGATGATAGTGCTGTTGAAGCTGCCATTATCTCCGCTAAAGCACAAAGCCCAGTTCAGGTACAATGGACTCGTGAAGATGACATGCAAAACGACTTCTATCGTCCATCAAAAATGTATCGCTATCGTGCTGCTCTTAGTACAGACAAGTTGCTTACTTGGCATCAATCAGGTGTGGCAATTGGTCGTGGAGTCAGAGGTGATAGCTATGTTGCTGGAGCTTTGGAAAATTATAGGTCTGATAGTCAGGGTTATTCTAGTAACACCCCTACTGGTTGGTGGAGAGCACCCGGTGCTAATTCATTGGCATTTCCTGCAGAAAGCTTTATGGATGAAGTTTGCATAGCGTTGAAAAAAGACCCTGTGGATTTCCGTCTTGAGTTTTTTGAAAAGGCAAAAAAAGAGCCTATTGGCAAGATCAATTACGACCCAGATAAATACATCAGTGTTGTAAAACTTGTTTCAGAAATGGCAAATTGGGGAACCACACCACCTGATGTATATAGAGGTTTTGCTACTTGGTATTCATTTGGTTCATATGCTGCGCAGGTAGTTGAGATTAAAATGATTGATGATAAACCAAGGGTGGTAAAAGTATTTTGTGCGGTAAATTGCGGTACAGTAATCAATTTAAGTGGTGCAGAAAATCAAGTACAAGGAGCCATTGTAGATGGAATTTGCCATGCCATGTTCCCTAAAGTTACCTTTGTAGATGGAGCAGTAGTTGAAACCAACTTTGATAAATACAAATTCCTAAGGATGAAAGATGCTCCATTGGATATTGAAGTAAAATTTGTTGATTCTAATGATGCGCCAACTGGTTTGGGAGAGCCTGCCTTACCACCAGTAGCTGCTGCTATTGCCAATGCAATATTTGCCGCAACAGGCAAAAGAATCCGCTCAATGCCCATTGCAGATCATTTAGCTTAA
- a CDS encoding ISAs1 family transposase: MRDNRGKRHDQAFVLYCFLYSMLRLTGHITVSSVHRMMEKEYTYLANELGLVVHKCISRSQLGRLLELLDFHSYNQLNEDFFGISISHQHKNGIDSWFAIDGKELRGSIDGVAGQKRSENIVRILNHHDSSSKVICYYDGSKSSEKALVKRYFENQKSLKCCYSLDALHTSAHLMTAIHQRQGTYLAQVKANQKHLLEACKEIHQTEMTFWSEEIYEKGHGRIERRKGYCYHIDPSWFARVWNNSGVAKLMVVERERTNLKTGNKNVGTYYYISNNKVTHRNCKDIGIELFQAVRAHWRPPRGVLKLITIYGTKYLEKTVLSASINGELEQ; this comes from the coding sequence ATGAGAGACAATAGAGGTAAGAGACATGATCAAGCTTTTGTACTTTATTGTTTTTTATATAGTATGTTACGTTTAACAGGTCATATTACAGTTTCTTCAGTGCACAGAATGATGGAAAAAGAATATACTTATCTAGCTAATGAATTGGGATTAGTAGTTCACAAATGTATTTCTCGGAGTCAATTGGGTAGACTATTAGAGCTACTCGACTTTCATTCCTATAACCAATTAAATGAAGACTTTTTTGGAATAAGCATTAGCCATCAACATAAAAATGGTATTGACTCTTGGTTTGCTATTGATGGGAAGGAATTACGAGGGAGCATAGATGGGGTTGCAGGGCAAAAACGGTCTGAGAATATAGTAAGAATACTCAATCATCATGATAGTAGTAGTAAAGTCATTTGTTATTATGATGGCTCAAAGAGTTCTGAAAAGGCACTGGTGAAAAGATATTTTGAAAACCAAAAGTCACTAAAATGTTGCTACAGTCTGGATGCACTACATACTAGTGCTCATCTGATGACAGCCATTCACCAAAGACAGGGTACTTATCTGGCTCAAGTTAAGGCTAATCAAAAACACCTCCTAGAAGCTTGTAAAGAGATCCATCAAACTGAAATGACATTTTGGAGTGAAGAAATATATGAGAAAGGACATGGCCGAATAGAGAGAAGAAAAGGCTATTGCTATCACATAGATCCAAGTTGGTTTGCTAGAGTTTGGAATAATAGCGGAGTAGCTAAACTTATGGTGGTAGAACGAGAACGAACTAATTTGAAAACAGGTAATAAAAACGTAGGTACTTATTACTATATCTCTAATAACAAGGTGACTCACCGTAATTGTAAAGATATTGGAATAGAGTTATTCCAAGCTGTAAGGGCACACTGGCGGCCCCCGCGGGGAGTATTGAAGCTGATCACTATATACGGGACAAAATATTTGGAGAAGACAGTATTAAGTGCTTCAATAAATGGAGAACTAGAGCAGTAG